Genomic DNA from Oryza sativa Japonica Group chromosome 5, ASM3414082v1:
AACATAGTGTAATTAGATGGAATCTAATTAAGGTGGTGTGCAATTTCATAATTtcattggatatatatatttcttgcaATTTTAACGGTGTCCTACTCTCTTTGTCCATAACAATGAAGCATAATTCTGAACGGAGGTTGATCAAATCtttttaactttaaccatttataataaaaaataataacaaaaaaaataaagattgaCAGTATAAAACGATGTTACGTGAAACAAATCATCATAATAACATACATCTCTTtctatttaaaataatttatcttTAAGATATTATATATCAAAGTAGTATATTGAGCATCATATTTATGTCATGAATTGCTTATATTCGTGGAGGCACGCAGCAGATAATATCACACAAAATGGCTGCCGTAACGGTCGTGCAAGCTGAAAAGTTATCACTAAATTAGTGGCTTTATGGCCCTATTTGTCAGCTTTTGTagtggatttatttttttttcgctcTAGGTCATACGAGTACATCCTAGAGATCTGCTAACGCACCAATTTTCTGGTTTTGATAATTACTTGTAccacaaatactccctccgtattttaatttaTGACGCCTTTGACTTTtcgatcaacgtttgaccattcattttattcaaaatttttgtgcaaatatgaaaatatttatgtcatgcttaaagaatatttgatgatgaatcaagtcacaataaaataaatgttaattacataaattttttgaataagacgaaggGTCAAACGTTTGACAAAAAAATCAACAgtatcatacattaaaatatggaggtagtatataatgGGGTCACTAATCATCATTACCATTGCTTCCTTTATGTGATGTACTAATATGCAtttcttttccatcattttATCACTACCCTCCTTTTTTAGTGGTAGTGGTACACCATCACCATCCCTCTCTAATCCAATACATACAAAAGCACTAATTAAATGACTGCTGGTACTACATAACAACAGAACAACGATCAGATTAACTGGACAGATTATCACATCAACCAAATCCAAATCACCCATCACAAGTTGCAGTTATTGAGCCGTTGAGGGAGTTAAAAAATAGTGTTAACCCTGTcgcaaaacaaaaaataaaaagttgttaTCTCTTGGTGGGCACTGCAGTGCATTTGCAGCTGCTTTGTCTGCTTCTACCAACCGGAATCTCCAACCCAGAGATGCAGAGCACGCTCCCTGGCCCTATCCACTACACCATCACCTTTTGTTCAGCcaacaaatcaataattaaCTAACAATTAACAACAGTAATTAAAGAGACGTGTAGTCTTCAGAGAAACAATATTCAGAGACATAAAATTGTTCACatgatcatttttagtcccggttctttttaaGTACCAGaactattgtggttttgggtTGACCGAACAAAGATAGTTTTCCAGTAGTGTGATGTAGTTCATTTGAAGAAATAATTTAGGAACTTCAGAGAGACTGAATTTGTGGATGTGCAGAGGTAGGTATAGGAAGGCGTCAGTTCGCATGGCAGTAGTTAGTACTCGATTACACGATCGGAGATACGTTAGTTGTGGGCATGAATCGGATCGTGTAGGATGGGGATAGGGAGGGGGATGAACAAGATAAGATGAGATGGAAGATGGCCAAAATCTCAATAATTTCCCTCAGCAGCGCCTATCTGGGGCACATGTTAGTGTTAGTGCTGCCCCTCTCCtgcactcttttttttattttttatttttttggttcTAAGATGCTTCTCTCCCTGTTCTAATACTATTACTACCACACACATGGTTCCTCCTTCCCTTTGACTCCACCATGCTGCCCCTGCACAAACTGAAAAAACATAGAGAGAAAACCAAAcattggaaaaaaatataatttatccataaatgtacatatatatgtttttcttccAACAGTCATGATATAGTTTTGCTTGTCCCCTCAACGGCTAGTagattattattgttgttattgttagcAAGATAATACACCACCTGTCAGTCATAGCTGTCCCCAGGTCCAGgtgaacccaaaaaaaaaaaagaaaaaaaaaaccactaaGCAAGCAAGGCATGTGTGCCATGTCTTTTGCTATGCTTCCCATCAAAGCCACCTTAACAACAAACCTCCCACACCTCCATTCTCCATGTACCCTCCCATACCATACCATACTCCTCCATAGCCCATAGCCCATCCACAAACAAATAGAGAGAGAAATatgttagagagagagagagagaggaattgTTTATTAAGGGGTTCATTAGTGGACATAATTAGTACCACCTTGTAAGTAGTAAACCATGTGCCCTACTATATAACAATCCCCTAAGCAGCACTGCTTTTAGTTGTCCCCTCCTcatttgcttcttcttcttcttcctcctctttgttTCACACTTGTGGTTTGTGGTTGCCAACTTTGTGAGCGACCATGGAGATGAGGAGGGTGGCGGTGCTGGGGTTGgtgtggctggcggcggcggcgacggtggccatGGCGGATCCGCTGCCGTCGTACTACAACGCGATATTCAGCTTCGGCGACTCCTTCTCCGACAcgggcaacttcgtcatcatcAACTCCGGCAAGCTCCCCAACATGCCCAAGTTCCCTCCGCCGTACGCCCGCTGCTCCAACGGCCGCCTCGTCATCGACTTCCTCGGTACGTCGCCGGTTTACCGGCcatgatcatcatcatcatcatcatctcctcGATCGAATGCGAGTGGTTTGATTCGGTTGGATTTGCAGCTGAGGCGTTCgggctgccgctgctgccgccgtcggcgaaCAAGGGCACCAACTTCAGCCAGGGCGCCAACTTCGCCGTCATGGGCGCCACCGCCCTCGACCTCAAATACTTCAAGGACAACAATGTCTGGAGCATCCCTCCTTTCAACACCTCCATGAACGTCCAGCTCCAGTGGTTCGACGAGGTCAAGCAAACCATCTGCTCCTCCCCTCAAGGTCCGTCCATCTCCAATTCTCCGCATCGCcattgccatcgccgccgtcgatctAATTGAATTCAAGAACATGTAAATAAATACAGAGTGCAGGGAGTTCTTCTCCAAGGCGCTGTTCGTGTTCGGCGAGTTCGGAGGCAACGACTACAGCTTCGCGTGGAAGGCGGAGTGGAGCCTGGAGAAGGTGAAGACGATGGTGCCCAGCGTGGTGGCCTCCATGGCGGGGGGCATCGAGCGGCTGCTCGACGAGGGCGCGCGCCACGTCGTCGTGCCGGGGAACCTCCCCGCCGGCTGCATCCCGATCACGCTCACCATGTACGCCACCGAGGACCGCAGCGAGTACGACCCCCGCACCGGCTGCCTCAAGAAGTACAACAGCGTCGCGCTCTACCACAACGCCATGCTCCGCATCGCCCTCGACCAGCTCCAGCGCCGCCACCCCGACTCCCGCATCGTCTATGCCGACTACTACACCCCCTACATCCAGTTTGCCCGCACCCCTCACCTCTACGGTAAGTCTATCTTAACTTCTGGCTATGTATCTGGACATATctacgttcttttttttttcttttgccgtGCAACTCTGCTTTCCTCTGCAATGCGATGTTCAAGACAGAAATGGTAGTTTGAGGGTTGGTCAGTATGGGGCCGGGGGACCATGCCAGGCAGCATTGCAATACAGCAAGAGCTAGCACTGGATGATGGTTGGGGGTACTGTGTGTGCAGGGCGGCCAGCCACTGACACTAACCTGACGGTTACATCTCACAAAACCGTACCCATCATCTCACCCACACTCCCACACAGACCGTGTCGGGTTGGTTTGGTGGTGCTCGTTGCTCCGTGCGTGCGCCACAACATTCCATTTCTATTGTTTTTCTGTTCAACCATGGCagccaaccaaacagccccCGTAATCTTCTTGACGTACCGACGGCGAGGATTTTCTAGAGTTACTTCGCTATAACAGTACGGTGTCATTTTGCTGTCTTAAGGTATCAACCCTTGGGAGGGGAGATGGTCCTGAACTCATCATTGTCGTCGGCGAGTTAGAGGCAGAGCAGAGTAGATACGCCGGTGTCAGCGGCCAGAGCAACGGTGTCTGTGAGTTCACCTACCAACACGTACGCGCAGTGGCACAGCTGTTGGCGTATCTGCTGCAGTGACCGTCCATGGCCAGGTCACCTTGTTTTGGCTTGATCCGGCACCATTACTGGGGACAAACATCTTCTCTCATCTCCCACAATTATTCCTCCCAACATCTGATTAACTCTGcacaataatcaatcaaatccCTCATTGGAAGCAATCACTAGGTTGGTGTGTCTGATCATCGCCAGGTGTATGAAGTCTGAACAAAGAATCTCAGCAGTAGCAGGATACATCAGAGCATCAGAGTTGCAGAACAGAGTCTGCATTGCATCTTACAAGCTGTTAATCTCACTCGACCTGTGGATTCATTCAAGAACCGATTGAGAGTTGACATGAGAAATGTGTTTGATGATCTTTGATGCAGGATACAAGAGGGGCGCGCTGAGggcgtgctgcggcggcggtgggccgtACAACTACAACATGAGCGCGTCGTGCGGGCTCCCCGGCGCGACGACGTGCGAGGATCCCGACGCTCACGTCAGCTGGGACGGCATCCACCTCACCGAGGCGCCCTACCGCTTCATCGCCAACACCTGGATCAGGGGCCCCTACGCCCACCCTCCCCTCGCCAGCGTTGTCCGCGACGACATGGTCTATTAGATTACAGGTGATGATGAcctccatgtttttttttcaatttttggaTCACCAGAGATGAAGAAGAAGGATATGGCGTATGGACTTGCCTTGAGTCGAGTTGGGTTggactgagagagagagagagagagagagagagagagagagagagagagagagagagagagagagagagagagagctaacGTGCATTCCATTTGTTGTTGGTGTATATTGGCATAAGTAAATCGATTAGAtttttaaatttcttttttgttttattttgttttttaaaaaattgggCGGTTTTGGTGCCATGTAATACTGCCTACTACTTGGTCATAAATTAATGGTGGATGGATGAACTGTTTGGTGTAAAGCTTGGCAGATTGGAGTAGTTTATTGtcagaaaagggaaaaaaaacagaattgcTTGTGATGATCATGATCATGTTTTATACCTTACGTTTGAGTGGGAGTAGCATCCAAACTCCAAAAGAGAAGAAATCATCACCGATCAGCTCGAAAGGCACTACACGCATCACATATTTGGCTTGTTTATAACTGAACATAGGTAGGACGGTGAGGGCCGGAGAGATAGGAAAATAATAAACATGGAAACTCAGGTTACCCGCTTTATTGATTACACTTGACACTTTCCTCTCATGAGCTTAGTGACAAAGCACACACACATGCTTTGGTAGTTTGATTGCAATTACCTCAACTAAAGATCATATGCAATTATGTATTGCacaattttcttttttgccaCAAATTGACGAGCAAAAGCAATAAGCAAACCCATATGTGGTTAGAGGAGAGGACCAGAGTGCTGTAGTTGCAGAAAACCAACAAGCTGGCTGGCAGAGGCCGCAAAAGCACTTTTGGCGAAAGGCCTAATGACTTCTTCCACTGCAAGCTAGCCAGCATCATTGTCGCCTTTTGGCATCGAATGCGATGAATCGTGCAGAAGAAAACCGATCGATCCCCAACCGGATCCATCCTCCATGACTCGTTTCTCTTCCTAGCGGTACATCTTCCCTGTTGTCACCGATGAGGGCTTTTGTTTTGCGCCCTgttttccaaagtttttttttcaaacttccaacttttccatcacatcaaaactttcctacacacaatcttccaacttttccatcacatcgttccaatttcaaccaaacttccaattttaggtgaaataaacacagccttggtcaaaccaaaccaaaaaaaaaaaatcctactcATGGCCGGTTTCGATGTGTTGATTGATGATAGCTAAAATTGAATTTATGGCAGTTGTTAATGGGCATAAACGAATAAATTGACCATTTGAAAATTGAACAAAAATGTTAACAAAAGTTATTTCCAGAAAATGTTGATAAAATAAGATTATGTAGAAATCACATCATTTGAAAGATTGAAAATCATGTCCATGATAATCTATCAtcttaagtactccctccgtttcaggttataagacgttttgactttggtcaaactgatttaagtttgaccaagtttatagaaaaaagtaataacatttttaacccaagacaaatttattatgaaaatatattcaattattaatttaactaggaaggtagcccgcgcatacgcGCGGGCATGTTGTTTAATCTTGTTTGAACTTTTATTACAAATGTTTATGTGTGGAtgatatttttgaaatattttttgactCTATTTTAAACGTATGCTCGTTAATAACTGGTTTCGGCGTATTACTTGAAATTGTATATCTTcaaatttattagaaaaaaatatgtcacCATAACGAAGTTAGTTCATATCTATTTGTATTATGTgtgattcttttttaaaaatttttggagtttccaaactttatataacattttttattttatacgcCATAGACTACTTTAAGTagcattttaattttattatatattactGAAATATATTGTCTATTAAAAATATAGCTAGTGATACTACTTCATCTAATTAAAGATGACTTATATTACTTATATTCCCTCTGTCACATAAATCGAAGGAGTTGAATTTTATCCCAAAACAATAGAAAAATTTATATGTAACCGGgacaaagtgattttttttaaaataacaccACATTAATCTCCAAAGTAACGTATCATATTTTGGCAAATATCTATAATATCTATAGTGTAGTGCATGTTAGTTCAGTGTCCAGATTGTTTTCAACACCTATTGTTTCTAATCATATGAGACGCCATTGGTAATTTGGAgaatacatatgtacatttaAATCAGCGTTGTGTATTCCTCAAGTGTTCTTTACACctaaaatatgatgtgaaattATTATCATAACATTAATTATTACATGTCGGCTCcatatttgtgatgtattttggGCTATAGATATTTAgtagtttatttatttaaaggAATACAACCGGATcacaaattggatatataattttaaaataatttaaaagataaaaCGCTTAAAAGCATTGATTGGGTatttcatatttacatttgcGTAAATTTGAAGATTATAATATTTTATCCTTAAATTGTAGAAAATTCTTTTTTAAGGACTGCCATTTTTTGGCTTTATCATAAGTATATTTTCTGTTCTTCCAGCAAATGATATGTAAGCAATATTGTTCTTTTCAATCATATCTATATACGGAGTACTTTTTCTGGTCAACAGTTACATATTTCTCATGTATCCGTATATAGGAgaaatgtattattttttaaacaataaatctaatctaatggtgtaaaatgaaacaactaaattgtgttgttttcatttatgcaaatgtaGATTTAAATTAGCGTTGTGTATTCGTCGAGACACTCTAGAATATgatgtaaaataaaaaattatcatagcattaaatattatatatatcagCCTCGTATGTTAAGATAGAACGAATAAAAATCATTGATGGGATATTtcatatttataatataaatttagTTTAACTACGTATATTTATGCAAATTTGTAgagtaatatatttatctttaaataGTAGATAATACTATTCATAAGACCATCGATCCTTTCCGAATGATAcacatttttttgttttattgtttttatagtAAGGATTTTGAAAATAGTATTTCAATAGACCACCGTGCATAGATTTTTCTTTGTTCCGATGGACAGTAGGTAAGcttcatttctttttttcaaGTCGTATGTACGTACGGACTACTTATGTATTTTTTAGCTTAACAGTTATATAGGTCTCCCGTATACCTACATGGGGTAttagtttttaaaataaaatacatctaatataatggtctaaaatattagattcaccaatttaaatgaaaatcgatggtgacATTTACTTAAATTTATATTGAGGAATAGATTTTATCTTTAAATAGTAGAAAGGATAATCAATTTTTTAATGGTCCTACGTATGTTTTGTTCGCTTTATTGTTTTTTATAGTACTAAGTCTGTGCgtaatttttttctttcgaTAAACAGTAGGTAAGATTCATTGTTTTTTAGTCTTACGAATGAACATACttgtgtttttgttttctttttccggtGAACAATAAGATAAACGGTAATAAGATTCATTGTTTTTTAAGTCTCACGTACGTACATACCTACGGAGTacttgtgtgtttttttttctttttccggtgAACAGGAAGGTATTAGTTTCCTcttaaataaaatacatctaatctaatctaatggtctaaattatcaggtccaccgatttaagtgaaaattgacGGTGAGATTAGGTATTGCCACGTGGCGGTATATGAGCGTTTGCAGAAGTGTCATGTggtggcttgagagcgtttataggaagtttaatagacttttagtatataatagatagatagatgacactaatttagtattataaatattaatatttttatctataaatttagtcaaacttaaaacagtttgactttgatcaaaatcaaaacaCCGTCTCAATCCATATTTATGGATACATAGGCCccattctttttttattaatttacagaTTTCACCTCGGTTTCTGTTTACACGTTTTCCAAACAACCGTTGAATGGTATATTTCGTTCGAAAACTGCTGATACAGAAgatgttttaaaatatcagataaattcatttttaggtTTGAAGTAATTAAAACTTTTGATACAGAGGTGGCTAATAGCTTTTCCTATTTTGTGTGTACGTACTAAATCTTTGTGTCATCGGCAGGTCCAAACGGGGCCATATTCTTGCTTACGAAAGCAAGCAAGCAGCGTGCGGTTTTCCGGCCGAGCGGCAAGGGGATAGCCatgaaaaagaagaggagattgagtTGAGTTGGAGCTAGGCGCCCGAGCTTTTAGCTATCTGCCTAGCTTTGTTTGTGCTTTGCTTGATTGCCGCGCGCAGGAGGAGGTAGAGGTAGTAGAAGCcgccagcgcgcgcgcgcgcgggggcgcATGtgcgcgcgtcgcgtcgcgtcgcgcgtCGCTCGGGGACAAATCACGTGGACGGGGTGGGGCGGGCGGCTGCGACGTcgtgcgcggcgcggcgtggcgtggcgcggaGGCTTCGCGCCGTTCGTTCGCGGTCTCTGAGTTAAATGTGCGGGTCGCGGCACATCAGATGCTGCCTgctctgctcgccgccgcccacacACACCGGCCGTCACGGTGTTGTCCCTCCCAGCTCCCAGATGTGGCCTGAAATCTGAACGTTTGAATGTCTTAATCGCTCGAAACGAGTAAATAATAAATGCGTGAACATTCAATTGTGGGATTTTCTAAGGGTAGAGATTTTCTAAGGGAGTATGgcatggtttagttcccaactttttcttcaaactttcaactttttcatcacatcgaaactttcctGCAtacaaatttctaacttttctgttatatcgtttcaatttcaatcaaactttcaattttgacatgaaattaaacacaccctatgtGTGTCCTATGTGTGGAGAGGTGTGTGTATTTGTCTTTCCATCCAATCGTaacaaagaaacaaaacaatagggtcttttttttttgtctaagtAAAAAGACTAGTGCAAACAAAACAACCACGGATCAAAATGTACATTTGTGGCGTAAGGTTCATTCTTCTATGCTTTTTCAAAGTAGTGTGTTGTTGAAACTTTTCTTTTGCAGTAGTGTTACTTTCAGtgctttattttcttctctctcttagGATGAAAACAATCGGAAAcggtatttatttttctattattacAGAAACGGTACTGATACGGTCGGAGCTCTCTATTTTTACAACTTTAATACGACACAaacaaaaattagaaaaaccaAATTTTACTATCATAGACACTTAGAAAGAATATTTTTCATTATCTTTTATGAAAACGGTATATATACGGTGAGAAAATTTATGTACCGTTTTTtcatcccttctctctctccttttgcaCAGATAATAAAAAGTAAATTCCTGGCAACCACTGGTTGTTTGGGCTAATCGGTGCTTTGTTGGTCAATGTAAGATCACCATTGCTCTTGCTCCAATTTCGTCCTGTAGTGGGCTTTTTCAACGAGCCCAACCCATAGAACCCGGCCTGGATCACGAAAGAATCTAGGCCCATCTAAGCACTAGCAAACTGCAAACAGCTGCCAGCGATCACTCGAGAGCGCTCATGGCAGGTTGACGTTCGCTGCATCGGCGACAAATTAAGCAGCTACCCGACATGCCGACACGAACTAATCTGCAATTGGAATTTTGGAAGAATACTGGCACCACTGATGGACTCAACCAATGTAGTTTGTAAATCTTCAATTCTTTTTTCGTAATTTTTAGAAAGATTTACAATGGATTAAGAAGACAAACCTAGTGCTCAAGCCCTAATTACCTAGACTCGTCTCTGCCCTGACTACCACCGCGTAAACTAATCACAAAGAATCAGAGCTCGAAAAGATGCAGAGAATTGAAGTCCATGCAAGAGATGAAAGGAGAGGACACCTTCTCTATTCTCACGATATGAATTCACATTATTTCCCAATCATATTCATGTACATCGCATACAGATTAGGCACTCTTATGAAATTTGGAGTACAACTCAGAACAAAAGAATCGACCAAAACACAGCTAAAAACACAAGAGCAATTGCTACTGAAAGGCTACTGATCACAGTGTCTCTTCCATGACCCAAAAACATACTGAAAGGCGCTACTGATCGCCTCATCTCATGGCCTCAAAACTAGGGAGTAATATATTGCTccagctctctccctctccagctTCGTCAGCAGCCGCAGCGACTTGCCGGCGACGGTCGGTCTCGGGCCGCCGTCGTTGCTCTTCGACTTGgtgggatgcggcggcggcggcggcgcggcagcgttggtgacggcggcggtgggcgtgaTCACCTTAACTTGGTCCCTGGATACGCGCACGGGGCGGAAGGGATCGTGGGGCGGGAACCCGACGTTGTAGACGACGTCGAGGaagccgtcgtcctcgtcggcgtcggacacgacgacggcgccgagcCGGAGCACGAGGTGGCGGTTGAGCCCCGCGCCGATCTTGCCGACCCGGGTGCGCACGCTCACCGGCGTGCCCTTCTTGATGATCggctcgtcgacgccggcggcgccggccaggAATGGTGAGGATGGCCGTGAAAACTTCTTGGCGACACGCCCAGTGATCGGCGCGAGGTGATCcggcggcgtcctcctgctctcGATGTCGCGGAGAAGCCTCTTCATGCCGGCCGATTGCACCGTCATGGATGGCATGGTGCTGGAATTGTTTGATCGAGCGAGAGAAAATCAGGTGAGATGGGATGAGAGTCGAGACGAGGAGGCGGCAAAATTATATAGGCGGTTGTTGAATATGAAACGGAGTCTACACGCGCAGTCGGAGTCGGAGATCGACGCGTTCACAGGCGCAGTCGGAGTCGGAGATCGACGTGTTTTCATTTCCCGCCATCTTTCAAAATTTTGTATTCGTAATGTTGGACGTGTGTGGCGGAAATTGGGCTGGGCGGGTTGAGGAGAAGAGGCCCAGGCTGACATTTGTACAGCAGGGTAACTGGGCTTGGTTTGaaagaggaataagttcatccgaggtcccttaacttatcaacgaaccgattttcgtccttcaaccgaaaaaccagatacaacgggtccctcagcTGTCAAAACTAATGCAcatgaggtccctcggcagttttggctgatgtggcacCTATGTTATTAATTTGACTTAGTCTTCATCTGATATGGCATGGacgtgacgcttatgtggcaatgtgacccgaaaaaataaaacctcatgggacccacatgttagtttcACACATAAACTAAtcaaaaatggtggggcccacatggccccacatgtcattctcagccccctcttcctcctttatcccgatctccctctcttttctcttcactctctctgcCCTCTCATCTCCCAATGCTTGATGCCTCACTGTCGTCGCCGTCCATATGCTCCCGCAGGCCGTAGCTCATTGGCGTCCGGCCCAAAGAGATGAGagagcaaaatagacttatttctaACCATATAAGACATGGCCCAAAGAGTTGAGGGActcaaaataaacttattccaaGGACGAGCACGATGCAATGATCGTGCCTTCGGATCGACACGGCATGACCCGAGTCTTATTGAGTCATGTCTGGGCCGTAGGCGCAGTGGCTGCACAAAGCACCATATGGCATGTCGACTGGGCGTGCCTTGATGTAATGCCCCGCTTTCAgcgagacgttaaaaactagtttaataaaatcctaattgcgaaaattccGTTCTTTGAGTGAGAGTCTAAGTCGTGCCATGGATCTCAATTCATATCCCTTGTTCCCTCTCGTCGACATCAAAATCCTCCACCCCAAGATTTCAATTCCGATTCAACTTCCGAAGTCAAATACCGAATTCAATCGCATCCTTTGAATCCTCACCAAATACTTGTCCCTGTTTTCGCAAATATCAAATTCTCATTTTGAATCTCTCTCTTGACATCTCCTTGACTCCACCTTGTGTTCCTAGACCAAATATCAAAGTTAAATCCAATTCCAAACTTCTTTTCCTTCCAAACCAGTTCTCACAGCAGAAGTTCAAAATCCGTCCCTCTACTTTTGTGGGCCGAATTCCCtccctcggcccatctcctctctcagcccgtttccccctccccttcccacGTGCGCCGCACGTGAG
This window encodes:
- the LOC4338093 gene encoding GDSL esterase/lipase At1g28580; this encodes MEMRRVAVLGLVWLAAAATVAMADPLPSYYNAIFSFGDSFSDTGNFVIINSGKLPNMPKFPPPYARCSNGRLVIDFLAEAFGLPLLPPSANKGTNFSQGANFAVMGATALDLKYFKDNNVWSIPPFNTSMNVQLQWFDEVKQTICSSPQECREFFSKALFVFGEFGGNDYSFAWKAEWSLEKVKTMVPSVVASMAGGIERLLDEGARHVVVPGNLPAGCIPITLTMYATEDRSEYDPRTGCLKKYNSVALYHNAMLRIALDQLQRRHPDSRIVYADYYTPYIQFARTPHLYGYKRGALRACCGGGGPYNYNMSASCGLPGATTCEDPDAHVSWDGIHLTEAPYRFIANTWIRGPYAHPPLASVVRDDMVY